A stretch of DNA from Bacillota bacterium:
TGATCCGCGGATGGAGCGACAGCAGTTGTTGCTGTCCTGACTCGTCCAGCCGGACCCGCTGTTTGCGGTAACGGTTAAAAAGCGGCGGGGTCCGTCCGTTCGACCCCGACGACCGCACGGGGCTGAGCCGCTTTTCCCGGCACAGTTCTTCAATCACGCTGGCAAAAGCGACATATCCACCCCGGGCAATAAACTCCGCGCCCAGGCGGCGCTGGACCGCTGTTTCCAACCAGCTGATTTGCATGGTCTGTGTCGGATATTCCCGGATGGCTTGTTCAATCGTCTGGCGCATGAATACTTCGCCCCATCTTAGAAAATTGGCTACTATGGTTTTCTCTGTATTATTGACAAGTCCTGCCGAAGCTCAACCCCATCAGTCATTCTTTTCCCAGAAATATTTAACACTTCGTCGTTTTTCAACGAAAAGGTCCCTTGATATGACACGTAAAGAAGACCTGGACCTGGGCACCGGGGGAAATATTGGCTGGAAAAGAGATGAACTGCATGAAAGATGAACCGCGTCAGTTTGTCGATACCAATGTTTTAGTTTACGCCCACGATGCCTCGGCCGGGTTCAAACACCAAGTCGCGCAGCAATTAGTTGCTTCCCTGTGGGAAAGCCGGAGCGGCTGCCTCAGTCTGCAAGTCTTGCAGGAATTTTACGTCACAGTGACGCAGAAGGTTAACAAACCGCTCCCCGCGGAACTGGCTACCCGCATCATTTCGGATCTTGGCCACTGGACTGTTCATTTGCCAACAGTTGACGATGTCATCACCGCCATTGCCATCCAGCAGCGATATAAGCTGTCTTTTTGGGACGCGATGATCATTGGCAGTGCCTATGCCCTTCATTGCGAAGTACTCTGGACAGAAGACCTGAAGGACGGTCAAAGCTATGAAGGGGTTAAAGTTGTTTCCCCTTTCACAACTTAACCCCTCCCACTTTTATTTACTAATTACTTATCCGCCTATTTTTACTTATCCGCTCTATTTACTTATCCGTTCTGCTAATCCTTCTGGATTTTCGCCCAGGAATCCCGCAAGGGGACAATCCGATTAAATACCAGCTTTTCCTCGGTTGAGTCGGGATCAACGCAGAAGTAGCCCTGGCGCAAGAACTGGTAGCGGCTGCCGGGCGCAGCGCCGGCCAAACTCGGTTCAACCAGACAATCGGTGAGCGTCACTAACGAGTGGGGATTTATTTTAGCTTTGAAATCAGCGCCGTCCTGGTCGTCATCCGGGTTTTCCACCAGGAAGAGATGGTCATATAACCGGACTTCGGCTCTTATGGCATGGGCCGCGGAAACCCAGTGGAGCGTTCCTTTGACCTTCCGCCCGCTGGCTGCTCCACCGCTGCGGGTTTCCGGGTCATAGGTACAGCGGAGTTCAATTATTTCCCCGGTGCGCTCATCTTTAACCACCT
This window harbors:
- a CDS encoding PIN domain-containing protein — protein: MNCMKDEPRQFVDTNVLVYAHDASAGFKHQVAQQLVASLWESRSGCLSLQVLQEFYVTVTQKVNKPLPAELATRIISDLGHWTVHLPTVDDVITAIAIQQRYKLSFWDAMIIGSAYALHCEVLWTEDLKDGQSYEGVKVVSPFTT